In one window of Acipenser ruthenus chromosome 34, fAciRut3.2 maternal haplotype, whole genome shotgun sequence DNA:
- the LOC117962756 gene encoding resistin-like, whose product MKMRVAVLLAVIVMFCAADAHKCPLDGLMSSLTKSVASAVLQKVTLSCISVSARGSLADCPAGYKPTGCSCGNACGSWDIRNNQTCHCQCANQDWTAARCCKIALK is encoded by the exons ATGAAGATGAGAGTTGCTGTGTTGCTGGCTGTGATCGTTATGTTCTGTGCTGCTGATGCTCATAAATGCCCTCTGGATGGTCTGATGAGCAGTCTGACCAAATCTGTGG CCTCTGCAGTGCTGCAGAAAGTGACTCTGTCCTGCATTTCTGTCTCAGCTAGAGGGAGCCTGGCGGATTGTCCTGCAG GTTACAAGCCGACGGGCTGCTCCTGCGGTAATGCCTGCGGCTCCTGGGATATCCGCAATAACCAGACCTGCCACTGCCAGTGTGCAAACCAGGACTGGACCGCTGCACGCTGCTGCAAGATAGCCCTGAAATAG